A genomic window from Salvelinus alpinus chromosome 10, SLU_Salpinus.1, whole genome shotgun sequence includes:
- the LOC139532707 gene encoding uncharacterized protein has translation MCGSVSRLVLLLVLWGLGTAVDVTQEKTLETGGADATLLCPNQTLTDIITVVCHKYRVIREGHECRVSQDFETNHTNSTCDPRVTLQIESDRVFLHITNIQPSDEGNYTCVCSIHDEGNSDINIHISVNGNQVQEATDNSLFYWGMITGVAACVAALVFGGIIMRKIHLRRTQLQVSATVNDVPQHCLLLPEEPQDIELYNTFTRRDNGLYSTLQLPHPNP, from the exons ATGTGTGGAAGTGTATCCAGACTTGTTCTGCTTCTGGTGCTGTGGGGTCTAGGCACAGCTGTTGACG TGACTCAAGAGAAAACATTGGAGACCGGAGGAGCAGATGCCACTCTTCTCTGCCCAAACCAAACACTCACTGACATCATTACTGTAGTATGTCACAAATATAGAGTTATACGTGAGGGTCATGAATGTAGAGTATCACAAGACTTTGAAACAAATCATACCAACAGCACTTGTGATCCCAGAGTCACACTGCAGATAGAGAGTGACAGAGTGTTTCTACACATCACCAACATACAACCATCTGATGAAGGGAACTACACCTGTGTATGTAGTATACATGATGAAGGCAATTCTGATATAAACATACATATTTCTGTCAATG GAAACCAAGTGCAAGAGGCCACAGACAACAGTCTCTTCTATTGGGGGATGATAACAGGCGTGGCAGCATGTGTAGCTGCCCTGGTGTTTGGTGGCATAATCATGAGGAAAATTCATCTCAG GAGAACACAGCTACAAGTGTCTGCAACCGTCAACGACGTGCCACAACACTGCCTGCTGTTGCCT GAGGAGCCACAGGACATTGAGCTCTACAACACGTTCACAAGGAGAGACAATGGGCTTTACTCAACTCTGCAGCTGCCGcatcctaacccctga